A single genomic interval of Ruminococcus sp. NK3A76 harbors:
- a CDS encoding DUF6557 family protein has protein sequence MNVRNFLLSIDREELYKAADYYFSDYGKPDELIDDLLEEYKHTELSKRVGRINAEIDKNGSVNTKIIYSENDYEAVDVAKWYYTLSAEVDDELADKIGRAGLAAALLGDMTYYGVDETERDKEIEKVFEEAEKTKTEKRSILSDIGSIDIPIEIQIV, from the coding sequence ATGAACGTAAGAAACTTTTTATTATCCATTGACAGAGAAGAGCTTTACAAGGCAGCCGATTACTATTTTTCCGACTATGGTAAGCCTGACGAGCTTATCGATGACCTGCTTGAGGAGTATAAGCACACTGAGCTTTCCAAAAGAGTCGGCAGGATAAATGCAGAGATAGATAAAAACGGCTCTGTAAATACCAAAATAATCTACAGCGAGAATGATTATGAAGCTGTTGATGTGGCAAAGTGGTATTATACATTAAGTGCCGAGGTGGACGATGAGCTTGCAGACAAGATAGGCAGAGCCGGACTTGCAGCAGCACTACTTGGTGATATGACATATTACGGCGTTGATGAAACAGAAAGAGATAAAGAGATAGAAAAAGTATTTGAAGAAGCAGAGAAAACTAAAACAGAGAAACGTTCTATTCTATCCGACATAGGCAGTATTGACATTCCTATTGAGATACAGATAGTATAA
- a CDS encoding WYL domain-containing protein, with amino-acid sequence MKDLRDAELTHKEAALFIIIDFLRKYVPKDRQLTQDMICREIERIYGMSIKRRTLAKNLEILRKVGYVFDEKNPYYLVSGEFTDDELLVLIDSLIYTNALSTDSATELVEKLTDLGSNELAKNKKHILAKMKACSDKKGKDVLGTFEEVNRAITNKHKLSINYKFIDKDLRDVLKYRKAVMASPYELILSNNRYVLICAIDGEDKLTNIYLDRLTVATESENEYIRPITSIPGFEKQGALLNYIKASPVLSYNRMERFTIRCDNDIIPQFLEDFYGEVKLDKASPENDCFYTVFRVYTTRQYLKLSMLPYLDRITVLNKTDFTNDLKETFNKAMHNMRSINVPRDRRYLFADFDEAFKLTIADRRKFFNGHNLTHDQINKLKELDFIETLRVLHTDLTGTDYLEGLDCLENLALIDCKYEPEYLLKYRQIKTLTLTNLDEKTANVLKQLTQLEKLELDSDYRFRGERNPTSLIEDISFMADMTNLKSLKINGFIIKDASAFSQLRNIKHLSIAESIISEQTLEEIKALLPDCKVNALRNKSID; translated from the coding sequence ATGAAAGATCTCAGAGATGCAGAACTCACTCACAAGGAAGCGGCACTTTTCATAATCATTGATTTCCTGAGAAAGTATGTACCCAAGGACAGACAGCTCACACAGGATATGATCTGCCGGGAGATCGAGCGTATCTACGGCATGAGCATAAAAAGAAGAACTCTCGCCAAGAATCTTGAAATACTCAGGAAAGTCGGCTATGTGTTCGACGAAAAGAATCCTTACTATCTTGTCAGCGGTGAATTTACCGATGACGAGCTGCTTGTGCTCATCGACAGCCTTATATATACAAATGCCCTTTCGACCGACTCTGCGACCGAGCTTGTTGAAAAGCTGACAGACCTCGGGAGCAACGAGCTCGCAAAGAATAAAAAGCATATCCTCGCAAAAATGAAAGCCTGTTCTGACAAAAAAGGCAAGGACGTACTCGGCACCTTTGAAGAGGTAAACAGAGCGATAACCAACAAGCACAAGCTCAGCATAAACTATAAATTCATCGACAAGGACCTCAGAGATGTGCTGAAATACCGCAAGGCAGTTATGGCAAGCCCCTATGAGCTTATTCTTTCAAACAACAGATATGTGCTTATCTGCGCCATTGACGGTGAAGATAAGCTGACAAACATCTACCTCGACAGGCTCACCGTAGCGACCGAATCGGAGAATGAATATATCCGCCCGATAACCAGTATCCCCGGATTTGAGAAGCAGGGGGCTTTGCTTAACTACATCAAGGCCTCCCCTGTTCTCAGCTATAACCGTATGGAGCGCTTCACTATCAGATGTGACAATGACATAATACCGCAGTTTTTAGAGGACTTCTACGGCGAGGTAAAGCTCGACAAAGCCAGCCCCGAGAACGACTGCTTTTATACGGTATTCAGAGTATATACCACAAGGCAGTATCTCAAGCTGTCAATGCTGCCTTATCTTGACAGGATAACTGTGCTCAATAAAACAGACTTCACAAATGACCTTAAAGAGACATTCAATAAAGCAATGCATAATATGCGCTCTATCAACGTTCCAAGAGACAGAAGATATTTATTTGCTGATTTTGATGAAGCTTTCAAACTCACAATTGCTGATCGCCGCAAATTCTTTAACGGGCATAATCTTACCCATGACCAGATCAACAAACTCAAAGAGCTTGATTTCATTGAAACTCTCAGAGTTCTACACACAGATCTTACAGGCACAGATTATCTTGAAGGGCTTGACTGCCTTGAAAACCTTGCACTTATCGACTGTAAATATGAGCCTGAATATCTGCTTAAATACAGGCAGATCAAAACACTCACATTAACTAATCTCGATGAAAAGACAGCAAATGTTTTAAAACAGCTTACTCAGCTCGAAAAGCTCGAATTAGATAGTGACTACCGTTTTCGAGGAGAAAGGAACCCCACCTCGTTGATTGAAGACATTTCGTTCATGGCTGATATGACTAACCTTAAAAGCCTTAAAATCAATGGGTTTATAATCAAAGATGCAAGCGCTTTCTCACAGCTTAGAAATATAAAACACCTTAGCATTGCAGAATCTATTATTTCCGAGCAGACATTGGAGGAGATAAAAGCACTTCTGCCGGACTGTAAGGTAAATGCTTTACGCAATAAAAGTATAGACTAA
- a CDS encoding HNH endonuclease encodes MKILYCNIGEMNSYNGMANDSIKGGGSYSDKHEVNNFTNHNGVYYGYGQNTNQTFAISDKFGCDRNAEYVDNIWVIWVADGKIIGYYKNARVYRNLQFTPDEITKNRRHSDYNITTKYAVLIPKEERTQDSGFRGRSAWYGDEATNKRTIQYIESYESQRASFIYDVDDTTEKLVGKEKEAVVKVRVNQSKFREKLLEKFDCKCCLCGVNMPELLTASHIKPWSDSDENEKLSSDNGLLLCPNHDRLFDSGYISFDDSGNIIISSKIDESNKMFLNINSDMRINEKYFSEEMLFFIRFHRSKIFKK; translated from the coding sequence ATGAAAATACTGTATTGCAATATTGGAGAAATGAATAGTTATAACGGAATGGCAAATGATAGTATCAAGGGCGGCGGTTCTTATAGTGATAAACATGAGGTAAACAATTTTACAAATCATAATGGAGTATATTATGGATATGGACAAAACACAAATCAAACGTTTGCTATATCGGATAAATTTGGGTGTGATAGAAATGCTGAATATGTTGATAATATCTGGGTTATTTGGGTGGCAGACGGTAAAATAATAGGATACTATAAAAATGCAAGGGTTTACAGGAATCTACAGTTTACGCCCGATGAGATAACAAAAAATAGGCGCCATAGTGATTATAATATTACAACAAAGTATGCTGTGCTGATTCCCAAAGAAGAAAGAACTCAAGATAGTGGTTTTAGAGGTCGTTCGGCATGGTACGGTGATGAGGCAACTAATAAAAGAACAATTCAGTATATTGAATCATATGAAAGCCAAAGAGCCAGTTTTATATATGACGTAGATGATACTACAGAAAAGCTTGTCGGCAAAGAAAAAGAAGCTGTTGTAAAGGTTCGTGTCAATCAGAGTAAGTTCAGAGAAAAACTGTTAGAGAAGTTTGATTGTAAATGCTGTCTTTGCGGAGTAAATATGCCTGAATTGCTTACTGCAAGTCATATCAAACCATGGAGCGATAGTGATGAAAACGAAAAACTATCATCAGATAATGGTTTATTGCTTTGTCCCAATCACGATAGATTATTTGACTCGGGTTATATTTCTTTTGATGATTCAGGCAATATAATTATTTCATCAAAAATAGATGAATCAAATAAAATGTTCTTAAACATAAATTCAGATATGAGAATCAATGAAAAGTATTTTTCAGAGGAAATGCTATTTTTTATTAGATTCCACAGGTCAAAAATCTTCAAAAAATAA
- a CDS encoding SNF2-related protein gives MYVVPNNLTEQWKSIFLKMYPNANLLCVTPKTFVPKRRADILSKIQHQEFDGIIMAYSCFDMLEISDVQSEKMLKEKLTEIDRYLNTHSAAKSAVRVRENIIKSLDHLSHKMINTDVLPGFDELGITGLFVDEAHNYKNIPLNTRSKFKGINTTGSAKCKSMLEKIRTVQKQNNGRGVTLATATPITNSVSDCFAMQTYLQHGELKMLGLDHFHSWVGMFAEAKEEFEIDVDTSQYRMYSRFNKYNNLQELITLFSMITDHQKTDISNNLPKLGGYTNCVVAKTQAMQMYLDNISQRADDVRSGLTNRRDDNMLKITTDGRKAALDIRLVEPVINTYVNVFATKVYRCAENVFEIWASDPTQKYTQLVFCDISVPKQSFNIYDELKRLLINMGIPDEQIAFIHDADTEARRASVLKKMNDAGIRVLIGSTFKLGLGVNVQTYLKALHHLDVPWRPADMTQREGRILRQGNTNKEVQIFRYITEGSFDAYSWQLLESKQRFISQLISGDYAQHSGDEVDNTALSYGEVKALAVGDPMIKKRVETANELTKYTVLQKKLTQHYEDLRIRAANIPTEKEKAVAALEKCFADIEYLKQQTALISKEERRAVRESIAAAIIANARSEKEVYICNYRGFSLYVPAYMIEERPRIKLSHKGQYRVELGESSQGYIVRIDNHLESLPKNAEKLKTKIYELNNELEQADYSLKHQESYVTQIIETRNKLEQIDKKLRRNK, from the coding sequence CTGTATGTTGTTCCCAATAATCTTACAGAGCAGTGGAAAAGCATCTTTCTGAAGATGTACCCGAATGCAAATCTTCTATGTGTCACGCCCAAAACCTTTGTTCCAAAGCGCCGTGCGGATATTCTCAGCAAAATACAACATCAGGAATTTGACGGGATAATCATGGCATACAGCTGCTTTGATATGCTTGAGATATCTGATGTTCAGAGCGAAAAAATGCTGAAAGAAAAACTGACGGAGATAGACAGGTATCTTAACACCCATTCTGCCGCCAAAAGTGCTGTAAGAGTGCGTGAAAACATAATAAAGTCACTTGATCATCTGTCACATAAGATGATAAACACAGATGTCCTTCCCGGTTTTGATGAGCTGGGCATTACAGGATTGTTTGTTGACGAAGCGCATAATTACAAGAATATACCGCTCAACACAAGATCAAAGTTTAAAGGCATCAACACAACAGGCTCTGCAAAATGCAAATCCATGCTTGAAAAGATACGCACGGTGCAGAAGCAGAATAACGGAAGAGGTGTTACTCTTGCTACGGCCACACCCATAACAAATTCCGTTTCCGACTGTTTTGCTATGCAGACATATCTTCAGCACGGAGAGCTTAAAATGCTCGGGCTTGATCATTTTCACAGCTGGGTGGGAATGTTTGCCGAAGCTAAAGAAGAATTTGAGATAGATGTTGATACTTCGCAATACCGTATGTATTCAAGGTTCAACAAATACAATAATCTTCAGGAATTGATAACGCTTTTCTCCATGATTACAGATCATCAGAAGACCGACATTTCAAATAACCTGCCAAAGCTCGGCGGATATACAAACTGCGTTGTCGCCAAAACTCAGGCTATGCAGATGTATTTAGATAATATATCACAGCGTGCAGATGATGTGCGTTCGGGGCTGACAAACCGCAGAGATGATAATATGCTGAAAATAACGACCGACGGCAGAAAAGCCGCCCTTGATATACGTCTTGTTGAGCCAGTGATAAATACATATGTTAATGTATTTGCTACCAAGGTATACCGCTGTGCGGAAAATGTATTTGAGATATGGGCAAGCGACCCCACACAGAAATACACACAGCTTGTATTCTGTGATATCTCCGTACCAAAGCAGAGCTTCAATATCTATGACGAATTAAAAAGGCTGCTTATAAATATGGGTATCCCGGATGAACAGATAGCATTTATCCATGATGCTGATACAGAGGCCAGACGAGCATCGGTATTAAAGAAAATGAACGATGCAGGCATAAGAGTACTGATAGGCTCGACATTCAAGCTCGGCCTTGGCGTGAATGTCCAGACGTATCTTAAAGCACTTCATCACCTTGATGTTCCGTGGCGGCCTGCGGATATGACTCAGCGTGAAGGAAGGATACTACGTCAGGGAAACACAAACAAAGAGGTGCAGATATTCAGATATATCACAGAGGGCAGCTTTGACGCTTATTCATGGCAGCTCCTTGAAAGCAAGCAAAGATTCATCTCACAGCTTATATCGGGCGACTATGCACAGCACAGCGGTGACGAAGTAGATAATACCGCCCTGTCATACGGTGAAGTCAAAGCGCTTGCCGTTGGTGACCCGATGATAAAAAAGCGTGTTGAAACGGCAAATGAGCTGACAAAATACACGGTACTCCAAAAGAAGCTCACACAGCATTATGAAGACCTTCGTATCCGTGCTGCAAATATCCCTACCGAAAAAGAAAAAGCTGTCGCTGCCCTTGAAAAGTGCTTTGCAGATATTGAGTATTTAAAACAGCAAACAGCACTTATATCAAAGGAAGAACGGCGAGCCGTTCGTGAAAGCATTGCAGCGGCCATTATAGCTAATGCAAGATCTGAAAAGGAAGTGTATATATGCAATTACAGAGGTTTCTCGCTGTATGTGCCTGCATACATGATAGAGGAACGACCGAGGATAAAGCTGAGTCATAAAGGGCAGTACCGGGTTGAGCTCGGTGAAAGCTCGCAGGGCTATATAGTGCGCATAGACAACCACCTTGAAAGCCTACCGAAGAATGCCGAAAAACTCAAAACAAAGATCTACGAGCTTAACAATGAGCTTGAGCAGGCAGACTACAGCCTAAAGCATCAGGAAAGCTATGTCACACAGATAATAGAAACAAGAAACAAACTTGAACAGATAGACAAAAAACTAAGGAGGAACAAATGA
- a CDS encoding PD-(D/E)XK nuclease family protein, which translates to MINKLILAPQINEAELLRTLARHGLDTFGVRVMNVNSLAEYALMKSGLTAGYALAAPTDSAAMMYEIMKDTTYYASSSYVDAQNFCRTLESLRGLITDNEGETMRSLLSGGEFPQANKAFFEVYNKYISRLEKDGLTDSIGYVRRALEKASPLGKEIIVLDDFPVSLIGKALAEKLSGGVTYSSMKAMLGLADKPLSDVSFIRSRGSMNEAKDVISRIINSNATLDSCVIVCADVSATPLMFYELCEQYGLKVTMGCGLPASRSFPAALLKAIKKWCTNGLYGVDALNGVVFSDWFDTNALTETLGCDRKLLHKAVECAGGLRLSFSHDINEQRISVLADNIAEDSEEAAVLAFAQKLSAEFEKGIPYIIDKYAVIRKTMTPFDTAAKNMICRELDVFDDTDSVIGMIQYVLKKNVCCENSAEGCLHITGISQAAACLRKNLFVTGLTADFPGKPKENYLICDKDMQRFSDDAPTSLKILADKKRALKSLLTLAASAGCDIGLSYSGYDTAQLKDNNPSSVLFEIFREIKGEGASVNELMSAMDSRGYFSSVFDKTELIASEYSQGIDIVPEKADDSEPAGIDMSRIKISPSKIGEYLTCQKRFYYNTVLGLRKKSPIDPLKVIEPWEIGTLFHDEVMQKYGFMGLSEDELAMKAREVWQRYILKHPPIKLAEANKQGADFKKWARTAYRWSAEYESVMNEENISFTHSKGFEIGGRLDRLVRQKNGVQVIVDFKTGKSKGYKDDVFDGCTQTMVYAYILEKSLGITVGRGEYHFVKEGNLISCTYTNEMREKVGQLLEDIAESIENGIFERTEKKGDCKYCDFKDICGRNE; encoded by the coding sequence ATGATAAACAAACTTATTCTCGCACCGCAGATAAACGAGGCCGAGCTGCTGCGAACGCTTGCAAGGCATGGGCTCGATACCTTTGGCGTGCGTGTTATGAACGTAAACTCGCTTGCCGAGTATGCGCTGATGAAAAGCGGGCTTACAGCAGGCTATGCGCTTGCTGCCCCGACGGATTCGGCGGCGATGATGTATGAGATAATGAAAGATACGACGTATTACGCAAGCTCGTCGTATGTCGATGCACAGAATTTCTGCCGCACGCTTGAAAGCCTGCGTGGGCTGATAACCGATAACGAGGGGGAGACTATGCGTTCTCTGCTCTCGGGCGGCGAATTTCCGCAGGCAAACAAAGCGTTTTTTGAAGTGTATAATAAGTATATATCACGTCTTGAAAAAGACGGCCTGACAGACAGTATCGGCTATGTGCGCAGGGCTTTGGAAAAGGCTTCGCCTCTTGGCAAGGAAATAATCGTGCTTGATGACTTCCCCGTGTCACTTATCGGAAAAGCGCTTGCGGAAAAGCTCTCGGGCGGTGTTACATATTCATCAATGAAGGCTATGCTCGGACTTGCCGACAAGCCGCTCAGTGATGTGTCATTTATCCGTTCACGGGGTAGTATGAATGAAGCGAAGGACGTTATAAGCAGGATAATAAACAGCAATGCCACCCTTGACAGCTGCGTTATCGTCTGCGCCGATGTTTCTGCCACGCCACTGATGTTTTATGAGCTTTGCGAGCAGTATGGGCTCAAAGTGACTATGGGCTGCGGCCTGCCTGCGAGCCGTTCGTTCCCTGCAGCTCTTTTAAAGGCAATAAAGAAATGGTGTACGAACGGCCTTTACGGAGTGGACGCTTTAAACGGCGTTGTCTTTTCCGATTGGTTTGATACGAATGCGCTTACGGAAACTCTTGGCTGTGACCGCAAGCTGCTTCACAAGGCCGTGGAATGTGCAGGCGGTTTAAGGCTTTCATTCTCGCATGATATCAACGAGCAAAGGATATCTGTACTTGCAGATAATATTGCAGAGGACAGCGAAGAAGCGGCGGTTCTCGCTTTTGCTCAAAAACTCTCGGCCGAGTTTGAAAAGGGCATACCTTATATAATTGACAAATACGCCGTAATCAGAAAAACCATGACACCTTTTGACACAGCTGCAAAGAATATGATATGTCGTGAGCTTGATGTGTTTGACGACACCGACAGCGTTATCGGAATGATACAGTACGTTCTCAAAAAGAACGTTTGCTGCGAAAACAGCGCCGAGGGCTGTCTTCATATAACAGGCATTTCGCAGGCTGCGGCGTGCCTAAGAAAAAATCTGTTTGTAACTGGGCTTACGGCAGATTTCCCGGGAAAGCCGAAGGAGAATTATCTTATCTGCGACAAAGATATGCAGCGCTTTAGTGATGATGCGCCCACATCATTAAAGATACTTGCCGACAAAAAGCGTGCGCTCAAATCGCTTTTAACGCTTGCGGCTTCGGCAGGGTGTGATATCGGGCTTTCATACAGCGGCTATGACACCGCACAGCTAAAGGATAACAACCCCTCGTCTGTGCTGTTTGAGATATTCCGTGAGATAAAAGGCGAGGGTGCATCTGTAAACGAGCTTATGAGTGCTATGGACAGCAGGGGCTATTTCTCAAGTGTGTTCGATAAAACAGAGCTTATTGCGAGCGAGTATTCGCAGGGCATTGATATCGTTCCCGAAAAAGCGGATGACAGTGAGCCTGCCGGCATTGATATGTCAAGAATAAAGATAAGCCCTTCAAAGATAGGCGAATACTTAACCTGCCAAAAGAGGTTTTATTATAATACTGTGCTGGGGCTTAGAAAGAAAAGCCCGATAGATCCGCTCAAAGTTATCGAGCCGTGGGAAATAGGAACGCTGTTTCATGATGAGGTCATGCAGAAGTACGGTTTCATGGGCTTAAGCGAAGATGAGCTTGCTATGAAAGCCCGTGAGGTATGGCAGCGATACATCTTAAAACACCCGCCGATAAAGCTGGCAGAAGCAAATAAGCAGGGCGCTGATTTTAAGAAATGGGCAAGAACAGCCTACAGGTGGTCTGCTGAGTATGAGTCTGTGATGAACGAGGAGAATATCTCGTTTACCCACTCAAAAGGCTTTGAGATAGGCGGCAGGCTCGACAGGCTCGTCAGGCAGAAAAACGGCGTACAGGTGATAGTCGATTTTAAAACGGGCAAGAGCAAGGGGTATAAAGATGATGTTTTTGATGGCTGCACGCAGACTATGGTGTATGCTTACATTTTAGAAAAGAGCCTTGGTATAACTGTCGGCAGGGGTGAATATCACTTTGTCAAGGAAGGAAATCTGATTAGCTGCACATATACTAATGAGATGAGAGAAAAGGTCGGGCAGCTGCTTGAAGATATTGCAGAGTCGATAGAAAACGGCATATTCGAGCGCACCGAGAAGAAGGGCGATTGCAAATACTGTGATTTTAAAGACATTTGCGGGAGGAATGAATGA
- a CDS encoding DUF6557 family protein gives MPTRKLHTVKELIASCDREKLCRQYLALYERPPEYTTVYLPYFMNKLYAIEPFPSSDHIVINTIVCEGGLDDLDTESYVFRIDDIVRFFEPIEAFDKPDASPDELFSALQSIRIKRPENEPGRSLSYPGWVEGFSYDFTEWEHILGWRVPDFAFSEDNKYDYATVILAQMTAFGFDESDVIEHKNAIVNSLEMIHKLEAEPQCELPEGARVSVCSVENADTLPQPSKTDLFEAIMQYRAVKQVYNELTTDAE, from the coding sequence ATGCCAACAAGAAAACTACACACCGTCAAAGAGCTTATAGCTTCATGCGACAGGGAAAAGCTGTGCAGGCAGTACCTTGCCTTGTATGAACGACCACCTGAATACACTACAGTGTATCTGCCCTACTTTATGAACAAGCTGTATGCTATTGAGCCATTCCCCTCGTCAGACCATATCGTGATAAACACTATTGTCTGCGAGGGCGGGCTTGATGATCTCGACACCGAGAGCTATGTGTTCAGAATAGACGATATAGTTAGATTTTTCGAGCCGATAGAAGCCTTTGACAAGCCCGATGCATCGCCCGACGAGCTTTTTTCTGCGCTGCAAAGCATACGGATCAAACGCCCCGAGAACGAACCAGGCAGATCACTCAGCTATCCCGGCTGGGTAGAGGGCTTCTCTTATGACTTTACCGAATGGGAGCATATACTCGGCTGGCGTGTGCCGGACTTTGCTTTCTCGGAGGATAACAAATATGACTATGCCACCGTGATACTTGCGCAGATGACGGCTTTTGGATTTGATGAAAGCGATGTCATCGAGCATAAAAACGCCATTGTAAACAGCCTTGAGATGATACATAAACTTGAAGCCGAGCCGCAATGCGAGCTGCCCGAAGGTGCGAGAGTATCCGTTTGCAGCGTAGAAAATGCAGACACTTTGCCGCAGCCAAGCAAAACAGACCTGTTTGAAGCGATAATGCAATACCGGGCTGTCAAGCAGGTATATAATGAACTGACAACGGACGCTGAATGA
- a CDS encoding leucine-rich repeat protein, whose translation MHTARITIIYRKGGIFMNYTDFKKMTGAIPETQGFKYSLVFLWLYPSMLPLGVVSINGCNDKIVRIPQMTVNSYGNSVPVIAVGNYTFGNNKNVSDIIPSPQTIRIAGHAFSGCTALERIFIPNCIEMIGKNAFEGCTSLAYIYILRRQPR comes from the coding sequence GTGCACACAGCACGCATTACAATAATATATAGAAAAGGAGGCATCTTCATGAACTATACTGATTTTAAAAAGATGACCGGAGCAATTCCTGAAACTCAAGGATTTAAATACAGCCTTGTCTTCTTGTGGCTTTATCCTTCAATGCTGCCGTTGGGCGTTGTGTCTATAAACGGCTGCAATGATAAAATCGTCAGGATACCCCAAATGACAGTTAATTCCTATGGCAACAGTGTTCCTGTGATAGCTGTAGGCAATTATACTTTCGGTAATAACAAAAATGTCAGCGACATAATACCAAGCCCACAAACAATAAGAATAGCCGGTCATGCGTTTTCCGGCTGTACTGCATTAGAGAGGATATTCATTCCGAATTGTATTGAGATGATTGGAAAGAACGCTTTTGAAGGCTGCACCTCACTTGCATATATATATATACTTCGGCGGCAGCCCAGATGA
- a CDS encoding AAA family ATPase, producing the protein MINMDMQTIPLLSVNEMCDQLSRVYISVISKGEPFKLIPSIMLWDAPGVGKSQGIRQLADTIQQQTGKKVCVTDVRLLLFNPIDLRGIPAANADRTLAVWLRPKIFQMDDSNDIINILFLDEISAAPQSVQAAAYQITLDRTVGEHRLPDNCIVIAAGNRITDRSVVFKMPRALANRLCHIEICCDHQSWKQWALSADIDPRVIGFISFSQKSLLTEDPTELLAFTTPRSWEMVSHILDNSGGSIDEIYPMIAGCIGSGAAIEFQSWCRIWDSLPDIDPIFEGAMPTIPQNTDVMYAVSAELTYRARKRRDDLAAISNSIRFIGTLPPEFATMILRDYMGFEENYRSKLITIPEFADWIRKNGRLLTDA; encoded by the coding sequence ATGATAAATATGGATATGCAGACGATACCTCTGCTAAGTGTTAATGAAATGTGCGATCAGCTGAGCCGTGTTTATATTTCGGTCATTAGTAAAGGTGAGCCTTTTAAGCTCATTCCCTCTATAATGCTGTGGGATGCTCCGGGTGTCGGAAAATCACAGGGTATCAGACAGCTGGCTGATACGATACAACAGCAGACTGGAAAGAAAGTCTGCGTCACAGATGTGCGGCTGCTTTTGTTCAACCCAATCGACCTGCGAGGCATACCTGCCGCCAATGCAGACAGGACGCTGGCCGTATGGCTAAGACCTAAGATATTTCAAATGGACGATAGCAACGATATAATAAATATACTCTTTCTTGACGAGATATCAGCAGCTCCGCAATCGGTGCAGGCTGCTGCATATCAGATCACACTTGACAGAACAGTCGGAGAACACAGACTCCCCGACAACTGCATAGTCATTGCTGCAGGAAACCGCATAACAGACAGATCTGTTGTGTTCAAAATGCCCCGTGCGCTTGCAAACAGATTATGCCATATAGAGATATGCTGCGATCATCAAAGCTGGAAGCAATGGGCACTCTCGGCAGATATCGACCCGAGGGTCATCGGGTTTATTTCGTTCAGTCAGAAGAGCCTGCTCACAGAAGACCCTACCGAACTGCTTGCTTTTACAACACCCCGTTCGTGGGAAATGGTAAGCCATATACTTGATAATTCCGGCGGCAGTATTGATGAAATATATCCTATGATAGCAGGCTGTATCGGCTCGGGGGCTGCTATAGAGTTTCAGAGCTGGTGCAGGATATGGGATTCACTGCCTGATATTGACCCGATCTTTGAAGGTGCTATGCCGACTATCCCACAGAATACCGATGTAATGTATGCTGTAAGCGCAGAGCTTACCTACCGTGCAAGAAAACGCCGTGATGACCTTGCCGCAATATCAAATTCGATACGCTTTATAGGTACGCTGCCGCCTGAATTCGCAACAATGATACTTCGTGACTATATGGGTTTTGAGGAAAACTACAGATCAAAGCTGATAACGATACCCGAATTTGCTGATTGGATACGAAAGAACGGGAGGCTGTTGACAGATGCATGA
- a CDS encoding YqiA/YcfP family alpha/beta fold hydrolase: MKILNIHGYHGSTENSAYKALKELGCEIISPPMDYDGKRPGDIAGELKELYDEYRPDVIVGTSLGGFFASVLCAERSCKTILVNPCLMPFLMFDFETRTLVGMFGGFSDIRTKNVSCIVGGNDEVLGDHKFTERLFGNERFRRIEGAGHSGATLPLKEYFAEVLVYYKGLK, translated from the coding sequence ATGAAAATACTTAACATACACGGATACCATGGAAGCACAGAAAACAGCGCATACAAAGCTCTTAAAGAACTCGGCTGCGAGATAATCTCTCCGCCTATGGACTACGACGGCAAACGTCCGGGCGATATTGCAGGCGAACTAAAAGAGCTTTATGATGAATACCGTCCCGATGTGATAGTCGGGACAAGCCTCGGCGGTTTTTTCGCATCTGTTCTCTGTGCAGAGCGCAGCTGCAAAACCATTCTTGTAAACCCGTGCCTTATGCCTTTTCTGATGTTTGACTTTGAGACAAGAACACTTGTGGGTATGTTCGGGGGCTTCAGCGATATCCGCACAAAGAATGTAAGCTGCATTGTCGGTGGGAACGATGAAGTTCTCGGCGATCACAAGTTTACGGAAAGGTTGTTTGGCAACGAGCGCTTCCGCCGTATAGAAGGCGCAGGCCACTCGGGAGCAACGTTACCTCTGAAAGAATACTTTGCGGAGGTACTTGTTTACTACAAAGGGCTGAAATGA